CCGGAACAACTGCAAATCTTTCCATCCACGACGCGCCATATCATCTGTAATTAATGCTGAAAATAATAGGCAAAGTAGACAAAAATCTAAGCTCATTACATGAATGAAACGGTTAGTTTGCCACTGCTGCACGAAATTTCCCCAATCTCCTTGTAATCCAAAGGCTACTAAAATAACTGACGCTATAGTTAGGACAAAGCCAGTTACACGAGAATCTAGCAGCTTTAACAAAGCATTCTTTTTGCCAATAAACTGTTCATTTGGTTCTCGTAAAGCCAAGTAGGGTAAAAGAGCAAAAGCACCTACTGCAAAAGAAGCTGTAGCAAAAAGCCAAGCAGGTATTTTCTGCGCTCTACCATCAATAAAAACTACTGCGCTGTAGATTAGAGGCCAAATGCCCATAATATTAAATAGTGCTATGACTAATGGGTTAATGCCTTCCCACTGACCAATTGACAACTTTTTAATCAACTCAAAGGTACCAGGCTGTTCAGGAGGAGCAAGCAGAAAAGCATAAGCAATAACTCCTAGCCATATCAAGCCAAAAGTAATTTTTCTCACCATAATTGCAGCTAATTAGGGTTATGACACGGTAAATCATTTCTAATTGTGTTGACTGATGATTGATGATTGTCATCAGTTATCTGTCAACGACCTTTACGAATAATTATGCAATTTTAATGTGTTTTAGTTTATTACTTGATAATTTAGCCTGTTTGCTTGCTAATTTTACCGAAATGAGTAGGCGTTTAACCTGTTTGCTTACTCGTTTAGCCTTTTTGCTTACTCATTTTGGTGTTTTCCGCAAGCATTATGCTTGAATGCTTACTCATTTACTCTAAATGCTTTCTCATTTCGGTAGATCACGCACTCATTTTGGTGTTTTCCGCAAGCATTATGCTTGAATGCTTTCTCATTTCGGTAGATCACGCACTCATTTTGGTATTTTCCGCAAGCATTCAGGCTGATTGTTTGATTGTGAGCGATCGCGTTGCTCAAGAGTATTCCACCCAGCTTCTACAATTGGCTATTCCAGGTAATAAATTCTTTCGATGGTAGCGATCGCTTGTATTTTCATTGAACCTCACCCCGCCTTCACTACCCCTCTCCTTGGTAAGGAGAGGGGCAGGGGGTGAGGTTATTTGATGTGCCAGCAACAAGACATGATATAATCTCCAAAGTTACGGCAGAACCTTGAAAAATTAATATTACGTCTGTAAATTAAGTTAAAAGTGAGTATTGAAAACGATTCCAACATCCTTTTAAGGATTGAAGTAACTGAAAGTTTCTGAAAGATAATCAGCAGCAGCAGCCACAACCGCGATCGCACTTTCGTAGTCTAGGCGTGTTGGGCCTAAAACTCCTACACTCCCTACTGGTATTGAACCTCGGCGATAGGTAGAAGAAATTAACGAACAGGTACGTATGGGTTCTAATGGGTTTTCTGCACCAATGCGAACCGTTACCCGTGACTTACCTGGTTCTTCCACTTCTGGTTCTTCAAAGATTAATCGCCACAGTTGGTCTTGTTCTTCTTCCAATAGCTGAATCAGCGTCTGCACTTGATGTAATTGAGAAAATTCTGGCTGACGCAAAACTTCTGCCACACCGCGAACCAAAATATGTGTAGCAGTCGGTGCATGAGTACGGCGGCTTAATTCTACAACTGAATTTTTCAAGAATTCGCCATAACGTTGGAACTCTTTATCCAATTGACTCCAGTCAAGATTGGCTAACTCTAACAAACTCCGCCCGCGTAAGTGGGTATTCAAAAAGTTAGAAACAATCTGTAATTCCCTATCTGTCACCTCTGCATCAAGTTTGTCTTCCTGTACTGGCGGTAAATCCATTAACTTAGAATGGGTTTCATAACTATCTGTCACCACAATTAGCATGATCCGCCCTGGCTCAATTTGCACTAATTGCAGATGTCGCAAATTTGCTGTTGTGGTTTGCGGCATGGTAATCAAGCTAATGCACCCACTCAAGGTTGCTAAGATTTGGGCGGCTCCTTGCAGTAGCGCTTCTAAACTCCAATCTTCCCAAGGAAGGCGCTGTTGCAGTGCTAGTTCTGCCTCTTTTGCCAATAGTTCTGAAGGCGTAATTAGCTGGTCAACATAAATGCGGTAGCCTGAGTCTGAAGGTACTCGTCCAGCAGAGGTATGCGGTTGGTAGAGTAACCCAGATTTTTCTAACACGCCCATCACATTACGAATTGTCGCTGAGCTAACACCTAGGCCAAACTCCTCG
Above is a window of Nostoc sp. UHCC 0702 DNA encoding:
- a CDS encoding DUF2834 domain-containing protein yields the protein MVRKITFGLIWLGVIAYAFLLAPPEQPGTFELIKKLSIGQWEGINPLVIALFNIMGIWPLIYSAVVFIDGRAQKIPAWLFATASFAVGAFALLPYLALREPNEQFIGKKNALLKLLDSRVTGFVLTIASVILVAFGLQGDWGNFVQQWQTNRFIHVMSLDFCLLCLLFSALITDDMARRGWKDLQLFRLIALIPLFGPLIYLCVRPPLLEVVKETTPSQPQSAAN
- the hrcA gene encoding heat-inducible transcriptional repressor HrcA is translated as MEVQLTNRQQHILWATVRHYIATAEPVGSKALVEEFGLGVSSATIRNVMGVLEKSGLLYQPHTSAGRVPSDSGYRIYVDQLITPSELLAKEAELALQQRLPWEDWSLEALLQGAAQILATLSGCISLITMPQTTTANLRHLQLVQIEPGRIMLIVVTDSYETHSKLMDLPPVQEDKLDAEVTDRELQIVSNFLNTHLRGRSLLELANLDWSQLDKEFQRYGEFLKNSVVELSRRTHAPTATHILVRGVAEVLRQPEFSQLHQVQTLIQLLEEEQDQLWRLIFEEPEVEEPGKSRVTVRIGAENPLEPIRTCSLISSTYRRGSIPVGSVGVLGPTRLDYESAIAVVAAAADYLSETFSYFNP